The Cervus canadensis isolate Bull #8, Minnesota chromosome X, ASM1932006v1, whole genome shotgun sequence genome contains a region encoding:
- the BCAP31 gene encoding B-cell receptor-associated protein 31, translating into MSLQWTAVATFLYAEVFAVLLLCIPFISPKRWQKIFKSRLVELVVTYGNTFFVVLIVILVLLVIDAVREIRKYDDVTEKVNLQNNPGAVEHFHMKLFRAQRNLYIAGFSLLLSFLLRRLVTLISQQATLLASNEAFKKQAESASDAAKKYMEENDLLKKEAGGVTKLGGRDSEVKVQEENRSLKADLKRLKDELAVNKQKLEKAENEALAMRKQSKGLTKEYDRLLEEHAKLQAAIDGPSDKKEE; encoded by the exons ATGAGTCTGCAGTGGACTGCAGTCGCCACCTTCCTCTATGCGGAGGTCTTCGCTGTGCTGCTGCTCTGCATTCCCTTCATTTCTCCCAAAAG ATGGCAGAAGATCTTCAAGTCCCGCCTTGTGGAGTTGGTAGTGACCTATGGCAACACCTTCTTTGTGGTTCTCATTGTCATCCTCGTGCTGCTGGTCATTG ATGCTGTTCGTGAGATTCGAAAGTACGATGATGTGACAGAGAAGGTGAACCTCCAGAACAACCCTGGGGCTGTGGAGCACTTCCACATGAAGCTTTTCCGTGCCCAGAGGAACCTCTACATTGCTGGCTTTTCCTTGCTGCTGTCCTT CCTGCTTAGACGCCTGGTGACTCTCATCTCCCAGCAGGCCACACTGTTGGCCTCCAACGAAGCCTTTAAAAAGCAGGCAGAGAGCGCCAGTGATGCGGCCAAGAAATACATGGAGGAGAACGACCTGCTCAAGAAG GAAGCTGGCGGTGTCACCAAGTTGGGCGGCAGGGACAGTGAAGTGAAGGTGCAGGAAGAGAACAGGAGCCTGAAGGCTGATCTCAAGAGGCTGAAGGATGAGCTGGCTGTCAACAAGCAAA AATTGGAGAAGGCGGAAAATGAAGCTTTGGCCATGCGGAAGCAGTCTAAGGGCCTCACCAAGGAGTACGACCGCCTGTTGGAGGAGCATGCGAAGCTGCAG GCGGCAATAGATGGCCCCTCGGACAAGAAGGAGGAGTGA